One window of Sinorhizobium fredii NGR234 genomic DNA carries:
- a CDS encoding uroporphyrinogen-III synthase, giving the protein MRVLVTRPRPAAERTARKLEAMGHTAIVLPLMQAQHFVAAVRAGFARPHDAIAVTSAEAVRVLAGLGPDLQAHLATPFFAVGAATARVAADLGFRDIRVGAGTGEALAETVAGFLEPETGSLLYFAGLPRADGFEHALRERGIDHVTVECYRMGAIDHAPETLPALVQSVPFDAVLLYSRETARRLVALIGESGLDCAGFSARYLCLSASVQDVLPTSAAADVAAAPDEDRLLGLL; this is encoded by the coding sequence ATGCGCGTCCTCGTCACCCGACCGCGACCCGCAGCCGAAAGAACGGCGCGGAAGCTTGAGGCGATGGGACATACGGCGATCGTCCTGCCGCTGATGCAGGCGCAGCATTTCGTCGCCGCGGTGCGCGCCGGCTTCGCGCGGCCGCATGACGCCATTGCCGTGACCAGTGCCGAGGCCGTCCGTGTTCTGGCCGGGCTCGGTCCCGATCTTCAGGCGCATCTGGCGACACCGTTTTTCGCCGTCGGCGCCGCGACGGCGCGCGTCGCCGCCGATCTCGGCTTCAGGGACATCCGGGTCGGGGCCGGAACGGGCGAAGCGCTGGCGGAGACGGTTGCGGGCTTCCTCGAGCCGGAGACCGGATCGCTGCTCTATTTCGCCGGCTTGCCGCGCGCCGATGGTTTCGAGCATGCGCTGCGTGAGCGGGGGATAGATCACGTCACCGTCGAATGCTACCGGATGGGCGCGATCGACCACGCGCCGGAAACGCTGCCCGCCCTTGTGCAGTCCGTCCCGTTCGACGCGGTGCTGCTGTATTCGCGCGAGACGGCTCGGCGCCTCGTCGCGCTCATCGGCGAAAGCGGCCTTGATTGCGCCGGCTTTTCCGCACGTTACCTTTGCCTGAGTGCGTCCGTCCAAGATGTGCTGCCCACCAGCGCTGCTGCCGACGTTGCAGCGGCGCCCGACGAGGATCGCCTGTTGGGC
- the hemC gene encoding hydroxymethylbilane synthase has product MQTKPFRIGTRGSPLALAQTHETRDRLAAAHGLPPEMFEVVVLSTKGDRITDRPLAEIGGKGLFTEELEQQLLSGDLDFAVHSSKDMPTKLPDGLFLSAFLPREDIRDAFVGRTAPRLVELPEGATVGSSSLRRQALIRRLRPDINVITYRGQVETRLRKLAEGQVDGTLLAFAGLKRLGMTDVPTELLDPKEFPPAPAQGAICIESRDGDDRVNALLAAIDDPRTHEAVACERGFLATLDGSCRTPIAGYAQSDGTYIRFSGMILTPDGATSHRVEIDGKAQDATELGRKAGEQIRDKAGPGFFSSWT; this is encoded by the coding sequence ATGCAAACAAAACCTTTCCGCATCGGCACCCGCGGCAGCCCGCTGGCGCTCGCCCAGACCCATGAGACGCGCGACCGGCTGGCCGCCGCCCATGGGCTGCCGCCGGAAATGTTCGAGGTCGTCGTGCTGTCGACGAAGGGCGACCGGATCACCGACCGGCCGCTCGCGGAGATCGGCGGCAAGGGCCTGTTCACCGAGGAACTCGAGCAGCAGCTCCTCTCTGGCGATCTCGACTTCGCCGTCCACTCGTCGAAGGACATGCCGACCAAGCTGCCCGACGGCCTGTTTCTCTCCGCCTTCCTGCCGCGCGAGGACATTCGCGACGCCTTCGTCGGCCGCACAGCACCGAGGCTGGTCGAGCTGCCCGAGGGCGCCACCGTCGGCTCGTCGTCGCTGCGGCGCCAGGCGCTGATCCGGCGGCTGAGGCCCGATATCAACGTCATCACCTATCGCGGCCAGGTGGAAACACGGCTGCGCAAGCTCGCCGAGGGCCAGGTCGACGGCACCCTGCTTGCCTTTGCCGGGTTGAAGCGGTTGGGCATGACCGACGTGCCGACCGAACTGCTCGACCCCAAGGAATTTCCGCCGGCGCCGGCCCAGGGGGCGATCTGCATCGAAAGCCGTGACGGCGACGACCGCGTCAACGCGCTGCTTGCCGCCATCGACGACCCGCGCACCCATGAGGCGGTCGCCTGCGAGCGCGGCTTCCTGGCGACGCTCGACGGCTCCTGCCGCACGCCGATTGCCGGCTACGCCCAATCGGACGGCACGTATATCCGCTTCTCGGGGATGATCCTGACGCCTGACGGCGCCACCTCGCATCGCGTCGAGATCGACGGCAAGGCCCAGGATGCGACCGAACTTGGGCGCAAGGCCGGCGAACAGATCCGCGACAAGGCGGGGCCGGGGTTCTTTTCGAGCTGGACCTGA
- the tsaD gene encoding tRNA (adenosine(37)-N6)-threonylcarbamoyltransferase complex transferase subunit TsaD, giving the protein MSPPLRILGIETSCDETAASVVLRDEEGAGRILGDVVLSQLEEHSAYGGVVPEIAARAHVEALDTLIAEALLRAGVTLEEIDAIAATSGPGLIGGLIVGLMTGKAIARATGKPLYAVNHLEGHALTARLTDGLSFPYLMLLVSGGHTQLILVKGVGDYERWGTTIDDALGEAFDKTAKLLGLPYPGGPAVERAARTGNPERFDFPRPLVGDARLDFSFSGLKTAVRQAAQSLEPVEEQDIADICASFQRAIARTLKDRVGRGLKRFKADYASVDQPALVVAGGVAANQTLRATLQALCDAHGFRFIAPPLELCTDNAAMIAWAGAERLAAGLPADGLDVAPRSRWPLDTRAQALIGSGKRGAKA; this is encoded by the coding sequence ATGTCCCCGCCTTTGCGCATCCTCGGCATTGAGACAAGCTGCGATGAAACCGCGGCTTCCGTCGTGCTGCGCGATGAAGAAGGAGCCGGGCGGATCCTCGGCGACGTGGTGCTGAGCCAGCTCGAGGAGCACAGCGCCTATGGCGGCGTCGTGCCCGAGATCGCCGCGCGCGCCCATGTCGAGGCGCTCGATACGCTGATCGCGGAAGCGCTGCTGCGCGCCGGCGTGACGCTTGAGGAAATCGACGCGATCGCTGCGACAAGTGGTCCCGGCCTGATCGGCGGCCTGATCGTCGGGCTGATGACCGGCAAGGCGATCGCCCGGGCGACCGGCAAGCCGCTCTATGCGGTCAATCACCTCGAAGGCCATGCGCTGACGGCGCGGCTGACCGACGGGCTCTCCTTTCCCTATCTGATGCTGCTCGTCTCGGGCGGCCACACGCAGTTGATCCTGGTCAAGGGCGTCGGCGATTACGAGCGCTGGGGCACGACGATCGACGACGCGCTCGGCGAGGCCTTCGACAAGACGGCGAAGCTGCTCGGCCTGCCCTATCCGGGCGGTCCGGCCGTGGAGCGGGCGGCCCGCACGGGCAATCCCGAACGCTTCGACTTCCCGCGGCCGCTCGTCGGCGATGCGCGGCTCGATTTCTCCTTCTCCGGGCTGAAGACGGCAGTGCGCCAGGCGGCGCAATCGCTGGAGCCGGTCGAGGAACAGGATATCGCCGACATCTGTGCCTCGTTCCAGCGCGCCATCGCGCGGACGCTCAAGGATCGCGTCGGTCGCGGGCTGAAGCGCTTCAAGGCGGACTATGCGTCGGTCGACCAGCCGGCGCTCGTCGTTGCCGGAGGTGTCGCCGCCAACCAGACGCTGCGGGCGACGCTGCAGGCGCTCTGCGACGCGCACGGCTTCCGCTTCATCGCGCCGCCGCTTGAGCTTTGCACCGACAATGCGGCGATGATCGCCTGGGCAGGGGCCGAACGCCTGGCAGCAGGCTTGCCGGCGGACGGGCTCGATGTCGCGCCGCGCTCCCGTTGGCCGCTCGACACCCGGGCACAGGCATTGATCGGCTCCGGCAAGCGCGGCGCCAAGGCATGA
- a CDS encoding NAD(P)H-dependent glycerol-3-phosphate dehydrogenase gives MSDNPTIAPKIVVVGAGAFGTALAAVAAASANANVTLLSRREEVAEECRRTGRNERALPGIALPAGLGFSSEAAALAGADIVLFAMPSQEHRAAAQQYGTAIGADATIVTCAKGMEQSTGRLLTELLAEELPGHRIGVLSGPGFAADIAKGLPTAMVVAAPDMAVATELAEALSGPTFRLYPSTDRIGVQLGGALKNVLAIACGIVEGAGLGDSARAALISRGLAEMSRFIAARGGEADTVRGLSGLGDLVLTATSHQSRNLRFGIALGKNGRADGRGAELVEGAFAASVAARVAGDLGIEMPITEAVAAIIDGKLDVRTALEQLMSRPITQE, from the coding sequence ATGAGTGACAATCCAACGATCGCCCCCAAGATCGTCGTCGTCGGTGCGGGCGCCTTCGGAACGGCGCTCGCGGCGGTGGCGGCGGCAAGCGCCAATGCGAATGTGACGCTGCTGTCGCGACGCGAGGAAGTGGCGGAAGAATGCCGCCGGACCGGCCGCAACGAAAGAGCCTTGCCGGGCATAGCGCTTCCGGCCGGCCTTGGCTTTTCCTCCGAGGCCGCCGCACTTGCGGGAGCCGATATCGTGCTTTTCGCCATGCCGTCGCAGGAGCATCGGGCCGCAGCGCAGCAATACGGCACGGCGATCGGCGCCGATGCGACGATCGTCACCTGCGCCAAGGGGATGGAACAATCGACCGGCCGGCTCCTGACCGAACTGCTCGCGGAGGAACTGCCCGGCCACCGGATCGGCGTCCTCTCGGGACCCGGCTTTGCCGCCGACATCGCCAAGGGCCTGCCGACCGCGATGGTGGTCGCCGCGCCCGACATGGCCGTAGCGACTGAACTGGCCGAAGCGCTTTCCGGACCGACCTTCCGCCTCTACCCGTCGACCGACCGCATCGGCGTTCAGCTCGGCGGCGCGCTCAAGAACGTGCTGGCGATCGCCTGCGGCATCGTCGAAGGGGCTGGCCTCGGCGATTCGGCCCGTGCAGCGCTGATCTCCCGCGGCCTTGCGGAAATGTCGCGTTTTATCGCCGCCAGAGGCGGCGAGGCCGATACGGTGCGCGGCCTGTCGGGGCTCGGCGACCTGGTGCTGACGGCGACCAGCCATCAGTCGCGCAACCTGCGCTTCGGCATTGCGCTTGGTAAGAACGGCCGCGCCGACGGGCGCGGCGCCGAGCTTGTCGAGGGCGCCTTCGCGGCGTCAGTGGCGGCGCGGGTGGCCGGGGATCTCGGCATCGAGATGCCGATCACCGAGGCCGTTGCGGCCATTATCGACGGCAAGCTCGACGTCCGCACCGCTCTCGAACAGCTGATGTCGCGGCCGATCACCCAGGAATGA
- a CDS encoding YciI-like protein produces MLFALICTDKPGALQLRLDTRPDHLAYLNDLNVKGILKIAGPFLGEDGKPTGSLVIVKAETIDAAKAIAEADPYAKAGLFANVEIKAYNWVFNNPEA; encoded by the coding sequence ATGCTCTTCGCACTCATCTGCACGGACAAGCCGGGCGCCCTGCAGCTCAGGCTCGATACGCGGCCCGACCACCTCGCCTATCTCAACGACCTTAACGTCAAGGGCATCCTGAAGATTGCCGGCCCCTTTCTCGGTGAAGACGGCAAGCCGACCGGAAGCCTGGTGATCGTCAAGGCCGAAACGATCGACGCCGCGAAGGCGATCGCCGAAGCCGACCCCTATGCCAAGGCGGGCCTGTTCGCCAATGTCGAGATCAAGGCCTACAACTGGGTCTTCAACAATCCGGAGGCTTGA
- a CDS encoding EVE domain-containing protein, with protein sequence MAHWLYKSEPNKWSWQMQKDAGEKGTEWTGVRNYLARNNMRAMKIGDKGFFYHSNEGLEIVGITEVCALSHPDSTAEGDARWDCVDIRAVRDIPRPVSLKEIKENPTLAKMSLVTSMRLSVQPVTEDEWIEVCRMGGLDNPPK encoded by the coding sequence ATGGCGCATTGGCTCTACAAATCCGAACCGAACAAATGGTCCTGGCAGATGCAGAAGGACGCCGGCGAGAAGGGCACCGAATGGACCGGCGTGCGCAATTATCTGGCCCGCAACAACATGCGGGCGATGAAGATCGGCGACAAGGGCTTCTTCTACCATTCCAACGAAGGGCTGGAGATCGTCGGCATCACCGAGGTCTGTGCGCTTTCGCATCCGGATTCGACGGCCGAGGGTGACGCCCGCTGGGACTGCGTCGATATCCGCGCCGTAAGGGACATCCCGCGGCCGGTCTCCCTGAAGGAGATCAAGGAAAACCCCACGCTCGCCAAGATGTCGCTGGTGACCTCGATGCGCCTTTCCGTCCAGCCGGTGACCGAGGACGAGTGGATCGAGGTCTGCCGCATGGGCGGGCTCGACAATCCGCCGAAGTAG
- a CDS encoding class I SAM-dependent methyltransferase, with the protein MKTDPESFIRANTGILSPPHVPEIRLHLASEAHDLWLKTEEELEAIGLPPPFWAFAWAGGQGLARYVLDHPDTVRGRSVVDFASGSGLVAIAAMLAGAAEVLAVDIDPWTETAVRLNAELNGVPVGFLGRDIIGHERAADVYLAGDVFYDKGFADLLQPWFDTLQRAGAVVVVGDPGRAYCPRDQLTALATYEVPVTRALEDSEVKRTTVWRFGAGDAANQGPPARVIG; encoded by the coding sequence TTGAAAACCGATCCGGAAAGCTTCATCCGCGCCAATACCGGCATTCTCTCGCCGCCGCATGTGCCCGAGATCCGCCTGCACCTCGCGAGCGAAGCGCATGACCTGTGGCTGAAGACCGAGGAGGAACTGGAGGCGATCGGCCTGCCGCCGCCCTTCTGGGCCTTCGCCTGGGCCGGCGGGCAGGGCCTCGCCCGCTATGTGCTCGATCATCCGGATACCGTCCGCGGCCGTTCGGTCGTCGATTTCGCCTCCGGCTCGGGCCTTGTCGCCATTGCCGCCATGCTGGCCGGGGCTGCCGAGGTTCTCGCCGTCGACATCGACCCCTGGACCGAAACTGCCGTGCGCCTCAATGCGGAACTGAATGGCGTTCCGGTCGGCTTCCTCGGCAGGGACATCATCGGCCACGAGCGCGCCGCCGACGTCTATCTTGCCGGTGACGTCTTCTACGACAAGGGCTTTGCCGACCTGCTTCAGCCGTGGTTCGACACGCTCCAGCGTGCCGGCGCCGTGGTCGTCGTCGGCGATCCGGGGCGCGCCTATTGCCCGCGTGACCAGCTGACGGCGCTTGCGACCTATGAGGTGCCGGTGACAAGAGCGCTGGAGGATAGCGAAGTGAAGCGGACGACCGTCTGGCGGTTCGGCGCGGGTGATGCTGCCAATCAAGGTCCGCCGGCGCGGGTGATCGGTTGA
- the rplS gene encoding 50S ribosomal protein L19, whose translation MNIIEQLEAEQAAKIAAKRTLPDFSAGDTVRVNVRVVEGSRTRVQAYEGVCIARSGGGLNESFTVRKISYGEGVERVFPVYSPLVESVEVVRRGKVRRAKLYYLRDRRGKSARIVENTGTRARKLNEAERQAVAEEKARIEAEKVAAAQALAAEKAAAEAAEKAAAEAKAAEAAAE comes from the coding sequence ATGAACATCATTGAGCAGTTGGAAGCCGAACAGGCCGCCAAGATCGCCGCCAAGCGCACCCTCCCCGATTTCTCCGCCGGTGACACCGTCCGCGTCAACGTCCGCGTCGTCGAAGGCAGCCGTACCCGTGTCCAGGCTTATGAAGGCGTCTGCATCGCCCGTTCCGGCGGCGGCCTCAACGAGAGCTTCACCGTCCGCAAGATCTCCTACGGCGAAGGCGTCGAGCGCGTATTCCCGGTTTACTCGCCGCTCGTCGAAAGCGTCGAAGTGGTTCGCCGTGGTAAGGTCCGCCGCGCCAAGCTCTACTACCTGCGCGATCGTCGCGGCAAGTCGGCCCGTATCGTCGAGAACACCGGCACGCGCGCCCGCAAGCTGAACGAAGCCGAGCGCCAGGCCGTTGCCGAAGAGAAGGCGCGCATCGAGGCTGAAAAGGTTGCAGCCGCCCAGGCGCTCGCCGCCGAGAAGGCAGCCGCCGAGGCCGCCGAAAAGGCAGCAGCCGAAGCAAAGGCAGCGGAAGCCGCCGCGGAATAA
- a CDS encoding basic amino acid ABC transporter substrate-binding protein → MTIRRHVLAGIAAALAVPFAFSAPAVASDLPDLGGKTVVVVTENAYPPLQFVDPKSGQAVGWEYDAMNEIAKRLNFQVEYQNTSWDAMIQSVSDGQYQIGMTGITIKDDRKEKVDFSDPYMRSQQFMLVRADETRFKDAKSFAAVEDGLVGAQPGTSPFYTAVYEILDGNEQNPRIKLFETFGATVQALKAGDVDLVLTDSVAAKGYVDASEGKLKVVGEPLGTEDFGFIFPKGSDLVQPVNAAIKALKDDGTFDALNKKWFLDYKMGG, encoded by the coding sequence ATGACAATCCGCCGCCACGTGCTCGCGGGCATCGCCGCTGCCCTCGCCGTTCCCTTCGCATTCTCCGCGCCCGCAGTCGCGAGCGACCTGCCGGATCTCGGCGGCAAGACGGTGGTCGTGGTCACCGAGAATGCCTATCCGCCGCTGCAGTTCGTCGACCCGAAGTCCGGCCAGGCGGTCGGCTGGGAATATGACGCGATGAACGAGATCGCCAAGCGGCTGAACTTCCAGGTCGAGTACCAGAACACCAGTTGGGATGCGATGATCCAGTCGGTCTCCGATGGCCAGTATCAGATCGGCATGACCGGCATCACCATCAAGGACGACCGCAAGGAGAAGGTCGACTTCTCCGATCCCTATATGCGCTCGCAGCAGTTCATGCTGGTGCGCGCCGACGAGACGCGCTTCAAGGACGCCAAGAGCTTCGCCGCGGTCGAAGACGGGCTTGTCGGCGCCCAGCCCGGCACCTCGCCCTTCTACACGGCCGTCTACGAGATCCTCGACGGAAACGAGCAGAATCCGCGCATCAAGCTGTTCGAAACCTTCGGAGCCACGGTGCAGGCGCTGAAGGCCGGAGACGTCGACCTGGTGCTCACCGACAGCGTCGCCGCGAAGGGCTATGTCGACGCGTCCGAGGGCAAGCTCAAGGTCGTCGGCGAGCCGCTCGGCACCGAGGATTTCGGTTTCATCTTCCCGAAGGGATCCGATCTCGTCCAACCGGTCAACGCCGCCATCAAGGCGCTGAAGGACGACGGCACCTTCGACGCGCTCAACAAGAAATGGTTCCTCGACTACAAGATGGGCGGCTGA
- a CDS encoding amino acid ABC transporter permease, with amino-acid sequence MAPVQSSDTSEKGDYPWWLVALLVIAVALAAVIVTNEIFTQVFTVVLKGLGVTVFVTLVGFALATLLGLGVALMALSEHPALRQIARFYTEVIRGVPILVLLFYIAFVGAPALVVAVNFLAAPLITWGFMEPLVVRDISLMWRAIIALMIGYSAFIAEVFRAGIQSVDKGQVEAAKTLGLTRYQRFRLVVFPQAIRVILPPLGNDFVAMVKDSSLVSVLGVADITQMGKVYASGSFRFFETYSIVAYVYLILTIGLSLALRGLERRLRRAEAR; translated from the coding sequence ATGGCGCCGGTGCAATCATCCGACACGTCCGAGAAGGGCGACTATCCCTGGTGGCTGGTCGCCCTTCTCGTAATCGCCGTGGCGCTCGCCGCGGTCATCGTCACCAACGAAATCTTCACCCAGGTCTTCACCGTTGTCCTCAAAGGCCTCGGCGTCACCGTCTTCGTGACGCTGGTCGGCTTCGCGCTGGCGACCCTGCTTGGCCTCGGCGTTGCACTGATGGCGCTTTCCGAGCACCCAGCGCTGCGCCAGATCGCGCGCTTCTACACCGAGGTCATCCGCGGCGTGCCGATCCTCGTGCTGCTCTTCTACATCGCCTTCGTCGGCGCGCCGGCGCTGGTCGTGGCCGTGAACTTCCTGGCGGCGCCGCTGATCACCTGGGGCTTTATGGAACCGCTCGTCGTTCGTGATATCTCGCTGATGTGGCGGGCGATCATTGCCCTGATGATCGGCTATTCGGCCTTCATCGCCGAGGTGTTCCGCGCCGGCATCCAGTCGGTCGACAAGGGACAGGTGGAAGCGGCCAAGACGCTGGGGCTGACGCGTTACCAGCGCTTTCGCCTCGTTGTTTTTCCGCAGGCGATCCGTGTCATCCTGCCGCCGCTCGGCAACGACTTCGTGGCGATGGTCAAGGATTCCTCACTCGTCTCGGTGCTCGGCGTCGCCGACATCACGCAGATGGGCAAGGTCTACGCCTCCGGCTCGTTTCGCTTCTTCGAGACCTATTCGATCGTCGCCTATGTCTATCTGATCCTGACGATCGGCCTGTCGCTGGCCCTCCGGGGGCTTGAACGGCGGCTGAGAAGGGCTGAGGCGCGGTAG
- a CDS encoding sulfite exporter TauE/SafE family protein has translation MTIFQALLLFVAGFLSGAVNAIAGGGTFLTFGAMTLGGVPPIVANATSSIVQFPGYVTSALAYAKEIRADRRNAILLGVISAIGGLAGALLLLSLSNPSFRAMVPWLLIAATAIFAAGPLLKVKARSDEHRIGPLGVASQMATSVYGGFFGAGMGIMMLAVLGLATGGSYHRLNALKNFISIVIALIAILVFAAGGVVSWLHAAIMVPGAALGGYCGVWAARRVPQAVIRSIVVAVGLLLAAYYFFTG, from the coding sequence ATGACTATTTTCCAGGCGTTGTTGCTTTTCGTTGCGGGATTCCTGTCCGGCGCCGTCAATGCCATTGCCGGCGGCGGCACGTTTCTCACCTTCGGCGCGATGACGCTTGGCGGCGTGCCGCCGATCGTCGCCAACGCCACGTCCTCGATCGTCCAGTTTCCCGGCTACGTCACCTCGGCGCTCGCCTATGCCAAGGAGATCCGCGCCGACCGCAGGAACGCCATTCTCCTCGGCGTCATATCGGCGATCGGCGGGCTCGCCGGCGCGCTTCTCCTGCTCTCGCTTTCCAATCCGTCGTTCCGCGCCATGGTGCCCTGGCTGCTGATTGCCGCGACGGCGATCTTTGCGGCCGGCCCTCTTTTGAAGGTGAAGGCCCGCAGCGATGAGCACCGGATCGGCCCGCTCGGCGTCGCGAGCCAGATGGCGACATCCGTCTATGGCGGGTTTTTCGGGGCCGGCATGGGCATTATGATGCTCGCGGTGCTCGGGCTTGCGACCGGCGGCAGTTACCACCGGCTGAATGCGCTGAAGAACTTCATCTCGATCGTCATCGCGCTGATCGCCATCCTCGTCTTCGCGGCGGGCGGCGTCGTTTCCTGGCTGCATGCGGCGATCATGGTGCCGGGTGCGGCACTTGGCGGCTATTGCGGCGTCTGGGCCGCCCGACGCGTTCCGCAGGCGGTCATTCGCTCGATCGTCGTCGCCGTCGGCCTGCTGCTCGCCGCCTATTACTTCTTCACCGGCTGA
- the trmD gene encoding tRNA (guanosine(37)-N1)-methyltransferase TrmD gives MPFRATVLTLYPEMFPGHLGASLAGKALERGQWSIEAVQIRDFAEDKHRTVDDTPAGGGAGMVLKPDVLARAIDQVSADEDRPRLLMSPRGRPLTQARVRELSAGPGVVIVCGRFEGVDQRVIDTRNLEEVSIGDYILSGGEPAALVVLDAIVRILPGVMGNELSGLHESFEGGLLEHPHYTRPQLFEGQEIPAVLTSGNHGAVAKWREAEARRLTAERRPDLLEHNQNVERDPAQPVKK, from the coding sequence ATGCCCTTTCGCGCGACGGTCCTGACGCTTTATCCGGAGATGTTCCCGGGCCATCTCGGCGCATCGCTCGCCGGCAAGGCGCTGGAGCGCGGCCAGTGGTCGATCGAGGCCGTGCAGATTCGCGATTTCGCCGAGGACAAGCATCGCACGGTCGACGATACGCCGGCCGGCGGCGGCGCCGGCATGGTGCTGAAGCCGGATGTGCTCGCCCGCGCCATCGACCAGGTCTCGGCGGATGAGGACCGTCCACGCCTGCTGATGAGCCCACGCGGCCGGCCCCTGACACAGGCTCGCGTTCGCGAGCTTTCCGCCGGCCCCGGCGTCGTCATCGTCTGCGGGCGCTTCGAGGGCGTCGACCAGCGGGTGATCGACACACGCAATCTCGAAGAGGTCTCGATCGGCGACTACATCCTTTCCGGTGGCGAACCGGCGGCGCTGGTCGTGCTCGACGCGATTGTCCGTATCCTGCCGGGGGTGATGGGCAATGAATTGTCCGGCCTGCACGAAAGCTTCGAGGGCGGGCTGCTCGAGCACCCGCACTATACCCGGCCGCAGCTTTTCGAAGGCCAGGAGATCCCGGCCGTGCTGACCTCCGGCAATCACGGCGCCGTCGCCAAATGGCGCGAGGCCGAAGCGCGGCGGCTGACGGCGGAGCGCCGCCCCGATCTGCTGGAGCACAATCAAAATGTCGAGCGTGATCCGGCTCAGCCGGTGAAGAAGTAA
- the rimM gene encoding ribosome maturation factor RimM (Essential for efficient processing of 16S rRNA) has product MTKLENPVLMATIGAAQGLRGEVRVKSFTDDPTALGDYGNLHSEDGRVFEVLEVRETKNVVIVRFRGINDRSAAEALNGLELFIERDNLPDDDLDEDEFFYADLEGLEAVDGTGKSYGSVTGVFDFGAGDLLELKGPGRRPVLIPFTEWSVLEIDLEAGKLLVDPVAAGLVEDKDESLDKQFPTKRK; this is encoded by the coding sequence ATGACGAAGCTCGAAAACCCTGTACTGATGGCGACGATCGGCGCGGCGCAAGGCCTGCGCGGCGAAGTGCGGGTGAAATCCTTTACGGACGATCCGACGGCGCTCGGCGACTACGGCAATCTCCACAGCGAGGACGGCCGCGTCTTCGAAGTGCTGGAAGTCCGTGAAACGAAGAACGTCGTCATCGTCCGCTTTCGCGGCATCAACGACCGCTCGGCGGCCGAAGCACTGAACGGCCTTGAGTTGTTCATCGAGCGCGACAATCTCCCCGACGACGATCTCGACGAAGACGAGTTCTTCTATGCCGATCTCGAGGGCCTCGAAGCGGTCGACGGCACCGGCAAGAGCTACGGCTCGGTGACCGGCGTATTCGACTTCGGCGCGGGCGATCTCCTGGAGCTCAAGGGCCCTGGCCGCCGGCCGGTGCTGATCCCGTTCACCGAGTGGTCGGTGCTGGAGATCGATCTAGAAGCGGGAAAGCTGCTGGTCGACCCGGTTGCCGCCGGCCTCGTCGAAGACAAGGACGAGAGCCTCGACAAGCAATTCCCGACGAAGCGCAAGTGA
- the rpsP gene encoding 30S ribosomal protein S16, which produces MALKIRLARGGSKKRPYYQIVVADARSPRDGRFLEKIGSWNPMLSKDDEKRIELNAERVSHWIAQGAQPTDRVLRFLDQAGLAKRPARSNPTKAVPGKKAQERAAEAKQKAEDAAAAAAESAAE; this is translated from the coding sequence ATGGCACTGAAAATTCGTCTCGCCCGTGGCGGTTCCAAGAAGCGTCCCTACTACCAGATCGTCGTTGCCGATGCGCGCAGCCCGCGTGACGGCCGCTTCCTCGAGAAGATCGGCTCCTGGAACCCGATGCTCAGCAAGGACGACGAAAAGCGTATCGAGCTGAATGCCGAGCGCGTCAGCCACTGGATCGCCCAGGGCGCCCAGCCGACCGACCGCGTCCTGCGCTTCCTCGACCAGGCCGGCCTTGCCAAGCGTCCTGCCCGCAGCAACCCGACCAAGGCTGTACCGGGCAAGAAGGCTCAGGAGCGCGCCGCCGAAGCCAAGCAGAAGGCTGAAGACGCAGCCGCTGCCGCTGCGGAATCTGCCGCAGAATAA
- a CDS encoding chorismate mutase has translation MLDPEIKEELAGYRQSIDNIDAALVHMLAERFRCTQAVGVLKAKHKLPPADPAREEYQIERLRRLAKDANLDPDFAEKFLNFIIKEVIRHHEAIAADRSQPASSADTTRSA, from the coding sequence ATGCTTGATCCCGAGATCAAAGAAGAATTGGCGGGTTACCGGCAGTCGATCGACAACATCGATGCCGCGCTCGTCCACATGCTGGCCGAACGGTTCCGCTGCACCCAGGCGGTCGGCGTTCTCAAGGCCAAGCACAAGCTGCCGCCGGCCGATCCGGCGCGCGAAGAATACCAGATCGAACGCCTTCGGCGCCTCGCCAAGGATGCCAATCTGGATCCGGATTTCGCCGAGAAGTTCCTGAACTTCATCATCAAGGAAGTCATCCGGCATCATGAAGCCATCGCCGCCGATCGCTCGCAGCCCGCGAGCAGCGCCGACACCACCCGTTCCGCTTGA